In bacterium, the sequence CGCGCGCTCGCGGCCATCGAGCGTCGCGACGCGCCGGCGAAACTGCGTGCGCACCGACGGGCGATAGATGATGTCGCGTACGAGCCCCGGATGCTCGAACAGGACCTTCACGGTGTCCGCGGGAAGCACCGGAAACCGCGTGCGGCTCGTGAGATCGACGTCCGTCCCCGCGGCTTCGAGCGCGCCGAGGATGTGATACGAGCAATTCTCGGTGAGGTAAAAATAGTCGTAGTGCGTCGAGCCGAGTTCCCAGATGTGCGCGGCGACGAGCCACACCTGCGCCTCGTTGAAATCGAGCTCGTACTCCCACAGGTCGCGCGACTCGGAGTCGTTGTACTCGCGCACCTTGTAGTAATACGGAATGCGCTTGTACGTGCCGGGGAAAAGGCCCGTCAGTCCCTTGAACGCGTAGACGATCGCGTTGCCTGTGTCGACATCCGCGGAGAAGTCGATGCCGTAATCGACGATCTCGCGCTTTTTCGCGGCGTCGCGCGGGTCGCCCTGATAAAAACGCAGAAAGGTGTGCCCGAAGGCCGACGACGGGTTGTTGAGGTAGTACGACGAGAATACGAGCGACACGGCCGTCGGCCGCAGGCGCGCCATGTACGTGGCAAAGCGCGGGCACGCCTTTTGATGCCCGCGCGTGACGTCGAGATCGAGCTTGGCGGTAAGCCAAATGGCGCGCGCGGGGAAGCGGCACATCGGGTGCTGCGGCAGGCCGTGCTCATCCGGCTGCGCGGGCGCGAAGATGCCGCGGATCGTGGCGGCGATTTCCTCGCGCGGGTTTGTCTTGCCGTCCGGCGCGAGGAAGAATCCGCGCCCGTCCGCCTGGCTTTTCACGCCGCCGTATAGCGTGGGCCGGTAGTGCAGAAGGCGATGCCAATAGGGATCGTCGGCAAGCGCGGCCTGATTGGCGGCCTCGACCTTCGCCTCGACGTACGCGCCAAGCGCGGCGTCATCCGCGCGCGCGATCGTCGCGAACGCCGCCAGGATCGCCGCGATGAGCGCGGCGCACAAAAACGAGGGGGCTCTTTCGAGCCCCCGGTCGTTCGTCAAATCCATGGGCCGTCGGTGCCGCGACCGCCAGGGAGCGGTCGGTGACGCTCCGGCACCGTTGTACGGTCTCAGCCGAGGTTATTGCAGGAAAGCGTCTCGCCGGAAAGGCGCTCGATGATGGCGTCGGCGACGGCCGCGTCGGAAACGGACTCGTTCGGGAAGATTTCCGTGAAATCGCCCTGCAGCGTGGCGCCGACCGTGGCGGAGCTGCCGCATCCGGCGATCGTCGAGAGGCTGGCGATCGTCTCTCCCGCGCCGCGGCTGATGTCCTTGGCGAGCGCTTCGCGATTGCTCTCGATGAACGAACGCGCGGCGGCGCGGCCCGGCGTCGGGCTCTGGCAATTGCTGGTGCCGGTGGTGATGCCGAAGGTCTGCGTGCCGAAGGTGGCGTTCGTCGTCGCGGCAATGACCT encodes:
- a CDS encoding DUF4105 domain-containing protein; the protein is MDLTNDRGLERAPSFLCAALIAAILAAFATIARADDAALGAYVEAKVEAANQAALADDPYWHRLLHYRPTLYGGVKSQADGRGFFLAPDGKTNPREEIAATIRGIFAPAQPDEHGLPQHPMCRFPARAIWLTAKLDLDVTRGHQKACPRFATYMARLRPTAVSLVFSSYYLNNPSSAFGHTFLRFYQGDPRDAAKKREIVDYGIDFSADVDTGNAIVYAFKGLTGLFPGTYKRIPYYYKVREYNDSESRDLWEYELDFNEAQVWLVAAHIWELGSTHYDYFYLTENCSYHILGALEAAGTDVDLTSRTRFPVLPADTVKVLFEHPGLVRDIIYRPSVRTQFRRRVATLDGRERAMVVRLMEDPNADFDPRFDRTSQRNILDAAADLIEFLFGHELIYKTNSEAARKKQIILERRAAIREPSPPPDFSARPGDHPESGHGSLRLGIGPGFFADGGGFFDLSFRLALHDLADPPDGYPELMQLDFLPTTIRVEQREGRAVVEDSDFVRIVSLTPVDRFDHRMSWDFRAGVTTPRDEYCTGCTGAVAQIGGGATLATAGERVAFFALGEVRVFGSSEIAGYDDWPVIAGGGPAAGLRIAFSDRVVDLVRGQWLFFPGQGAGQSYDATHTLRWAVAQNLALDFDARVRPRAIEGRLMFNLYL
- a CDS encoding DUF3015 domain-containing protein; this encodes MRKILVIAVLSLSLVFAVAFTTPAVAKDGYAQAGCGLGSLLFGSDPGKFKQVIAATTNATFGTQTFGITTGTSNCQSPTPGRAAARSFIESNREALAKDISRGAGETIASLSTIAGCGSSATVGATLQGDFTEIFPNESVSDAAVADAIIERLSGETLSCNNLG